A part of Antechinus flavipes isolate AdamAnt ecotype Samford, QLD, Australia chromosome 6, AdamAnt_v2, whole genome shotgun sequence genomic DNA contains:
- the LOC127541540 gene encoding basic salivary proline-rich protein 1-like translates to MRTPAAGRPHRERLEGPLRQTCAWGPAPQTPFPGGHTCPTLAPAPSTPGGLGCPRPPPGHSWHCPAGVSPGGRFSQRRPRGGQQPQKPLRSSWFLLSQDPSSAPTLESSGSQRFSLGLIPHPPHGHSPCKKPLPVSQPNARSYYWGVRDEGVPQVTDPQGLRSKGLASRASLYSPQLSGAENTDEGRGWEREPQSLEEKVTAQPPGEGSRPGAPGAFPSDSVPPASCRSARKSDPDRARSPAPEPGKGAGSRPRRTPSSPHRCVAGDGGDQRRPSPSEHPPAAAPAPPAPGNLEGERSCWQSPPSPPPRDSACLPRPGPRSALSRVVSGAAGTRVPSLEPPPPPAHATALVAQGGRGEGRELRGQPGGAPWDPSSPPLPDRSSTWSGLRREPLQRPARAPSRSGSDLSSSSSSSSAPPPPAPPCAPYRPLSMTRGRTQAPSGSPPGSWFAGARRGGRLRRELGSEGREPGASTAAAAAASGAGRARARRSARRLQERAGTAPLSEPSAGRAAAAPQPPARLPVRLRASGPGAESFGRPSSSQSDRRAGGRAGTAGPNSAPSPAGSPHSLPPSFLHLPHPSRPPELS, encoded by the exons ATGCGGACCCCGGCAGCGGGGAGGCCCCACCGGGAGCGCCTCGAGGGCCCTCTGAGACAGACCTGTGCCTGGGGCCCGGCCCCACAGACGCCGTTCCCCGGGGGCCACACCTGCCCAACTTTGGCTCCAGCTCCGTCCACCCCGGGCGGCCTGGGCTGCCCGCGCCCTCCCCCTGGCCACAGCTGGCACTGCCCCGCGGGGGTGTCTCCTGGAGGCCGCTTTTCCCAGAGGCGACCCCGGGGAGGCCAGCAG CCCCAGAAGCCTCTCCGCTCCTCCTGGTTCCTCCTCAGCCAGGATCCATCTTCAGCACCCACCCTGGAAAGCTCTGGGAGCCAGCGTTTCTCCCTGGGACTAATCCCCCACCCGCCCCACGGGCACAGTCCCTGCAAAAAGCCCCTCCCCGTCTCCCAGCCCAATGCTAGATCCTATTATTGGGGGGTCAGGGATGAGGGGGTGCCCCAAGTCACGGATCCCCAGGGTCTCCGTTCCAAAGGGCTGGCTTCGCGAGCCTCCCTCTATTCGCCACAGCTGAGCGGGGCTGAGAACACAGATGAGGGCAGAGGCTGGGAGAGGGAA CCCCAGAgcctggaggagaaagtgacGGCACAGCCCCCGGGGGAGGGAAGCAGGCCCGGGGCTCCGGGCGCTTTCCCCTCCGACTCTGTCCCCCCTGCCTCGTGCCGGTCAGCCCGAAAATCTGACCCCGACCGGGCGCGCAGCCCTGCCCCCGAACCAGGTAAGGGGGCCGGGAGTCGGCCCCGGAGGACGCCAAGCAGCCCCCa TCGGTGTGTGGCGGGGGATGGAGGCGATCAGAGGCGCCCCAGCCCGTCGGAGCACCCCCCGGCTGCGGCCCCGGCGCCCCCAGCTCCCGGGAACCTGGAGGGGGAGCGCTCGTGTTGGCAAAGTCCCCCGAGCCCTCCCCCGCGAGACTCCGCCTGCCTCCCCCGCCCCGGTCCCCGATCAGCCCTCTCTCGGGTCGTCTCCGGGGCTGCCGGGACCCGGGTCCCCAGCTTAgagccgcccccccccccagcacaCGCCACCGCCCTGGTGGCCCAGGGTGGGCGCGGGGAAGGAAGGGAACTCCGCGGACAGCCTGGGGGCGCCCCGTGGGATCCCTCATCCCCGCCCCTGCCCGATCGGTCCAGTACCTGGTCTGGGCTGCGCCGGGAGCCGCTGCAGCGCCCAGCGCGGGCTCCATCCCGCTCGGGCTCAG ATCTctcgtcttcctcctcctcctcctcggccCCTCCTCCTCCTGCGCCTCCGTGCGCCCCTTACCGGCCCCTCTCCATGACTCGGGGGCGCACGCAAGCCCCGAGCGGGTCGCCCCCGGGCTCCTGGTTCGCCGGGGCCCGCCGGGGTGGGCGGCTACGCCGGGAGCTGGGATCCGAGGGCCGGGAGCCGGGAGCCTCCACTGCCGCAGCCGCAGCCGCCTCGGGAGCAGGGAGGGCCCGGGCGCGCCGCAGCGCCCGGCGTCTGCAGGAGAGAGCAGGGACAGCCCCGCTGTCCGAGCCCTCGGCCGGCCGCGCAGCAGCAGCGCCGCAGCCGCCTGCCCGCCTGCCCGTCCGCCTGCGCGCCTCCGGTCCGGGAGCCGAGAGCTTCGGCCGCCCGAGCAGCAGCCAAAGCGACcggcgggcgggcgggcgggcgggcaCTGCGGGTCCCAACTCCGCCCCTTCGCCGGCCggctccccccactccctccctccttccttcctccaccttCCCCACCCCTCGAGGCCCCCAGAGCTGAGCTGA